Proteins encoded by one window of Channa argus isolate prfri chromosome 1, Channa argus male v1.0, whole genome shotgun sequence:
- the LOC137129102 gene encoding CMP-N-acetylneuraminate-beta-galactosamide-alpha-2,3-sialyltransferase 1-like, whose product MSLPKRMKLRTFAVLFCIITFTTLLFTYTFRDPSLYFLKHAFRLSDNFFTKGPCGCRQCITELDDSLWFAEHFNQSIHPLMTKENSVLSDETFKWWQWLQSERQPANFSEVVEELFQVIPNDPLYMDASPERCRTCAVVGNSGNLKGSHYGKLIDSNEFILRMNQAPTAGFEEDVGSRTTHHLMYPESAIDLDNNTHLVLIPFKILDLQWIISALTKGTIKYTYVPVMSRIKANKDKVLIYSPTFFKYVYESWLDGHGRYPSTGFLSLMLAIHICDEVSVFGFGSDKYGNWHHYWEENLLAGAFRQTGVHDADYEYNITLALADKHKIQMFNGS is encoded by the exons ATGTCTTTACCGAAGAGGATGAAACTCAGGACttttgctgtgctgttttgtattattacatttacaacGCTGCTGTTCACTTACACTTTCCGGGACCCCTCACTCTACTTCTTGAAGCATGCTTTTCGCCTGTCTGACAACTTTTTCACCAAAGGACCATGTGGCTGTAGACAGTGCATAACTGAGCTGGACGATAGCCTCTGGTTCGCAGAGCACTTCAATCAGTCCATCCACCCTCTGATGACCAAGGAGAACAGCGTCCTTTCTGATGAAACCTTTAAATGGTGGCAG TGGTTGCAGTCAGAGAGGCAGCCGGCCAACTTCAGCGAAGTGGTGGAGGAGCTGTTCCAAGTCATCCCCAATGATCCGCTTTACATGGACGCCAGCCCCGAACGCTGCAGGACCTGTGCCGTTGTGGGGAACTCTGGAAACCTGAAGGGGTCCCACTATGGAAAACTCATCGACTCTAATGAATTCATCCTAAG AATGAACCAGGCTCCCACTGCTGGCTTTGAAGAGGATGTGGGCAGCAGAACAACTCATCATCTCATGTATCCAGAAAGTGCCATAGACCTGGACAATAACACCCATCTGGTTCTGATCCCCTTCAAGATTCTGGATCTGCAGTGGATTATTAGTGCCCTGACTAAGGGCACTATTAAATA CACATATGTACCTGTCATGTCCAGGATAAAGGCAAACAAAGATAAG GTGTTGATTTACAGTCCAACTTTTTTCAAATACGTCTACGAGTCTTGGCTTGATGGTCATGGACGATATCCCTCCACTGGCTTCCTCAGTTTGATGCTTGCTATTCACATATGTGATGAG GTCAGTGTATTTGGATTCGGTTCAGACAAGTATGGAAACTGGCACCACTACTGGGAAGAGAACCTTTTGGCTGGAGCTTTTAGACAGACAGGAGTCCATGATGCAGATTATGAATATAATATTACCCTGGCGCTGGCGGACAAGCACAAAATCCAAATGTTTAATGGCAGTTGA